Proteins from a genomic interval of Chitinophagales bacterium:
- the rbfA gene encoding 30S ribosome-binding factor RbfA — METIKQKKIAKLVKEVLSDIFQRENLSMAQGGMMTISHVTMSPDLLIAKIYLSLFQIKDQDKFIKEIEASENELRHKLGNKIRNQVRRIPELHFYLDDSLEQVFRIEEIFKQIKKNDM; from the coding sequence ATGGAAACGATAAAGCAGAAAAAAATAGCAAAGCTGGTGAAAGAAGTGCTGAGTGATATTTTTCAGCGGGAAAACCTTTCGATGGCTCAGGGCGGTATGATGACTATATCGCATGTTACTATGTCTCCTGATTTGCTGATTGCAAAAATTTATTTGAGCTTATTTCAAATAAAAGATCAGGATAAGTTTATTAAAGAGATAGAGGCGTCGGAAAATGAACTTCGTCACAAGCTCGGTAATAAAATCCGCAACCAGGTTCGCCGAATTCCTGAATTGCATTTTTATTTGGATGATTCTCTCGAACAAGTATTCCGTATAGAGGAAATTTTCAAACAGATCAAGAAAAATGATATGTGA
- the obgE gene encoding GTPase ObgE: protein METSFVDYVKIFCRSGNGGKGIVHFRHDKLTAKGGPDGGDGGRGAHIILRGNKQLWTLLHLKYRKHVHAKDGRHGGDANKTGSNGEDIILEVPLGTVAKDADRDEVLFEINSDKEEQILVKGGRGGLGNWHFRSATNQVPMHAQDGEHGKEGWKILELKLLADVGLVGFPNAGKSTLLSIMSAAKPEIANYPFTTLVPQLGIVGYRENKSFVMADLPGIIEGAHEGKGIGHRFLRHIERNSLLLFMIPSDSDNIKKEYKILLNELKLYNPELLIKPRLLAITKSDLIDDELEKMLKAEVPKTIPHIFISSHNKKNIDKLKDKIWKLLNA, encoded by the coding sequence ATGGAAACGAGTTTTGTTGATTATGTAAAAATTTTTTGCAGGAGTGGAAATGGTGGTAAGGGAATTGTCCATTTCCGCCATGATAAGCTGACTGCGAAAGGTGGCCCGGATGGCGGCGATGGCGGACGCGGGGCGCACATTATTTTACGTGGGAATAAGCAATTGTGGACATTGCTTCATTTAAAGTATCGTAAACACGTACATGCAAAAGATGGAAGGCATGGGGGCGATGCCAATAAAACAGGTTCTAATGGAGAAGATATTATCCTGGAGGTTCCGCTCGGTACCGTGGCTAAAGATGCAGACCGCGATGAAGTATTATTTGAAATTAATAGCGATAAGGAGGAACAAATTTTAGTAAAAGGCGGAAGAGGTGGCCTTGGCAACTGGCATTTCAGGAGTGCCACCAACCAGGTACCCATGCATGCCCAGGATGGTGAACATGGAAAGGAAGGATGGAAAATTTTGGAGCTAAAGCTTCTTGCTGATGTAGGACTGGTTGGTTTCCCGAACGCTGGAAAGTCAACCCTGCTTTCAATCATGAGTGCCGCAAAACCGGAAATTGCAAATTATCCGTTTACTACATTAGTTCCGCAGCTCGGCATAGTAGGATACAGGGAAAATAAGTCCTTTGTAATGGCTGATTTGCCTGGGATTATTGAAGGTGCACATGAAGGTAAAGGAATTGGCCATCGCTTCCTCCGCCATATCGAGCGGAATTCCCTTTTGTTATTTATGATACCCTCTGATAGTGATAATATAAAAAAGGAATATAAAATTCTTCTTAACGAGCTTAAGCTTTATAACCCTGAACTTCTTATTAAACCAAGGCTGCTGGCAATCACGAAAAGTGATTTAATAGATGACGAACTGGAGAAAATGCTGAAAGCGGAAGTTCCCAAAACAATTCCCCATATTTTTATTTCTTCCCACAATAAAAAAAATATTGATAAGCTGAAAGACAAAATCTGGAAATTGCTAAATGCATAG
- a CDS encoding DNA-3-methyladenine glycosylase I encodes MANSYCAAVRTMDSESVHKKYHDNEYGFPIDDDNLLFERLILEINQAGLSWSTILNKKENFEKAFHEFNISTVALYKEKDVNRLLNDAGIIRNRLKIAAAIENAKRIRTLQKRYRSFKQWLDHHHPQTKENWVKIFKETFLFTGVEIINEFLMSTGYLPGAHDKNCPVYKIILKQSPPWSLSVSKPAGQV; translated from the coding sequence ATGGCAAATTCCTATTGTGCAGCAGTGAGGACAATGGACTCTGAAAGTGTCCATAAAAAATATCATGACAATGAGTATGGCTTTCCTATTGATGATGATAATTTATTGTTTGAAAGATTAATTCTTGAAATAAACCAGGCCGGTCTTTCCTGGTCTACTATTCTGAACAAGAAAGAAAATTTTGAAAAAGCTTTTCATGAATTCAATATAAGTACAGTTGCATTATATAAAGAAAAGGATGTAAACAGATTATTGAATGATGCCGGCATTATTCGCAATCGACTCAAGATTGCAGCAGCTATAGAAAACGCGAAGCGAATTAGAACGCTTCAAAAAAGGTATAGATCATTCAAACAATGGCTGGATCATCATCATCCTCAAACAAAAGAAAATTGGGTTAAAATTTTTAAAGAGACTTTTTTATTTACAGGTGTCGAAATTATAAATGAATTTTTGATGAGCACAGGCTATTTACCCGGGGCCCACGATAAGAATTGCCCTGTTTACAAAATAATATTAAAGCAAAGTCCGCCCTGGTCATTGTCTGTATCAAAGCCTGCCGGTCAAGTTTAA
- a CDS encoding ABC transporter ATP-binding protein: MKTYFRLLSFSKPYSGFLPEYIVLATLSILFGAVNFSLLIPLLNVLFGGATVHEQFIKPSFSFSASYFISLFNYYFNTILASSGKEGALKYVCALILVCNLFANIFRYWAQRVLTRMRTRLIRNLRQEVHEKYVTLDPGFFQRQKKGNLLSIISNDVQEVENSVVSSMQVIFRDPFTIIAYFILLFAISAQLTFFTILFLPVSGFLISSFTRRLKKEAGSIQQVLGNILSVTEETISGSKIIRAFNAEWLQQKKFKTENDEFRSLVKSQVNKRELAAPSAEFLGISVVIVVIIYGGLMVLHHDSGISASSLIAYIALYSQILTPARNISGAVTSIQRGLAAGERVIAIVDSPIMILDSHEAMPLDAFSRKIEYKNVSFGYEEKRFALNHVSITINKGMVIALVGPSGSGKTTLADLLPRFYDPTEGEILLDGVNIKSFRLKDLRNMMGIVTQEPILFNDTVFNNIAFGIKDVSDEDVHYAATVANAHDFIMRMEKGYHTFIGDRGSKLSGGEKQRLTIARAVLKNPPILILDEATSSLDTESERLVQDALFKLMKNRTSIVIAHRLSTIQNADEIMVLRKGCLEEQGTHAALIAKNGLYKHLVDLQML, from the coding sequence GTGAAAACCTATTTCCGCCTGCTTTCTTTCTCAAAACCTTATTCAGGCTTTCTTCCTGAATATATAGTGTTGGCTACATTAAGTATTCTGTTCGGAGCTGTAAACTTTTCGTTGCTTATTCCTTTACTAAATGTTTTGTTCGGAGGCGCAACGGTGCATGAGCAATTTATAAAACCTTCTTTTTCCTTTTCTGCTTCTTATTTTATTTCACTTTTCAATTACTATTTTAATACCATCCTTGCAAGCAGCGGCAAAGAAGGAGCGTTAAAATATGTATGCGCATTAATTCTGGTTTGTAATCTTTTTGCCAACATTTTCAGGTATTGGGCTCAGCGTGTACTTACCCGCATGCGAACGCGCCTGATCCGGAACCTGAGACAGGAGGTACATGAAAAATACGTTACCCTCGACCCCGGATTTTTTCAGCGTCAGAAAAAAGGAAACCTTCTTTCAATCATCTCAAACGATGTGCAGGAAGTTGAAAATTCAGTAGTCTCCTCCATGCAGGTAATCTTCAGAGACCCCTTCACTATTATAGCGTACTTCATTTTGTTATTTGCTATATCAGCACAGCTTACCTTTTTCACCATTTTATTTCTGCCTGTTTCCGGTTTCCTTATCAGTTCCTTTACAAGACGATTGAAAAAAGAGGCGGGATCTATTCAGCAAGTGCTTGGAAATATATTATCTGTGACTGAAGAGACCATCAGCGGTTCAAAAATTATTCGTGCATTTAATGCTGAATGGCTGCAGCAAAAAAAGTTTAAAACGGAAAATGATGAGTTTAGAAGCCTTGTTAAATCCCAGGTTAATAAACGCGAGCTTGCTGCACCATCCGCCGAATTCCTGGGTATCTCAGTAGTGATTGTTGTAATTATTTATGGAGGATTAATGGTGCTGCACCATGACTCAGGCATTTCTGCCAGCTCACTGATAGCTTACATTGCATTATATTCCCAAATATTAACACCCGCCAGAAATATTTCGGGAGCTGTTACCAGTATACAGCGGGGTCTGGCAGCAGGTGAACGGGTAATAGCTATTGTAGATTCCCCTATAATGATTTTGGATAGTCACGAAGCCATGCCATTGGATGCGTTCAGCCGGAAGATTGAATACAAAAATGTATCGTTTGGTTATGAAGAAAAACGGTTTGCTTTAAACCACGTAAGTATAACCATTAATAAAGGAATGGTGATAGCTTTAGTCGGGCCGTCCGGTTCGGGTAAAACCACATTGGCAGATCTACTCCCGAGATTTTATGATCCTACGGAAGGTGAAATCTTACTGGATGGGGTTAATATCAAGAGTTTCAGGTTGAAAGATTTAAGAAATATGATGGGTATTGTTACACAGGAACCTATTTTATTTAATGATACGGTATTTAATAACATAGCCTTTGGAATAAAGGATGTTTCTGATGAAGACGTGCACTATGCTGCAACTGTCGCTAATGCACATGACTTTATTATGCGTATGGAAAAGGGATACCACACATTTATAGGTGACCGGGGAAGTAAATTAAGCGGCGGAGAGAAGCAGCGCCTTACCATTGCAAGAGCAGTTTTAAAAAATCCGCCCATCCTGATTTTGGATGAAGCAACTTCATCATTAGACACAGAATCAGAAAGACTGGTGCAAGACGCATTATTTAAGCTGATGAAAAACCGGACAAGCATTGTGATCGCACACCGCCTGTCCACTATTCAGAACGCTGACGAAATAATGGTGCTTCGAAAGGGCTGTCTGGAAGAACAGGGTACGCATGCTGCACTGATTGCAAAAAATGGATTATACAAACACCTGGTCGACTTGCAAATGCTTTAG
- the hpt gene encoding hypoxanthine phosphoribosyltransferase, whose amino-acid sequence MEVITLQDLNFRSFIPAHVIRDRISEMATRMNVELEHEFPLFIGVLNGAFMFAANLLKDLTITCEVTFVKLSSYDGTRSTHDIKTLIGLDKDISGRTIVILEDIVDSGTTLREFIPTLKILNPRRVLIATLLLKPEALEHYVEMQYIGFEVPNQFLVGFGLDYNGLGRNLKDIYVRC is encoded by the coding sequence ATGGAAGTAATTACGCTCCAGGATTTAAATTTCCGGTCATTCATTCCGGCCCATGTTATCCGGGACCGCATCAGTGAAATGGCTACCAGAATGAATGTTGAATTGGAGCACGAATTCCCCTTATTCATTGGCGTACTGAATGGAGCTTTTATGTTTGCAGCCAATCTTCTTAAGGATTTAACTATAACCTGCGAAGTAACCTTTGTTAAGCTTTCATCTTATGATGGTACACGCTCCACACATGATATAAAAACACTTATTGGCCTTGACAAAGATATCAGTGGCAGAACAATCGTTATCCTGGAAGACATTGTAGATTCAGGCACCACTTTACGTGAATTTATTCCCACCCTAAAAATATTAAACCCTCGCCGCGTACTTATTGCCACGCTGCTGCTTAAACCCGAAGCGCTTGAACATTATGTAGAGATGCAGTACATTGGATTTGAAGTACCAAATCAATTTTTAGTGGGGTTTGGATTGGATTATAATGGATTGGGAAGAAATCTAAAGGATATTTATGTCAGATGTTAA
- a CDS encoding TolC family protein — translation MLKQIFFAGISFLGLFVHSQVFAQTATVITLDEVILKGLNYNKTLKISHYKTDVQKARYYEIRSSIYPQLNLSASYTRLSNVNEPLIHIPGQEGGFSFPSLVNNYYSRISLAQPIFAGFRLKAATELFRDNILASQVDSQIDSLVVVIDLVTLYINLYKAQLNLDVNRNNILQIDQHLKEVSDFEKAGMALKNDVLKVQLEKSNAQQSLLDAENAVKMASFNLSLQLGMPPENVIQTDTAALVQPLEIKSYDYYLEEALRSRPELKASDLRADAAVKNIKISRGNYYPSVNFTANGYYANPNIRVIPSEQKWVGTWDAGIGIAWDITGLFTNKYKIEEANTNLLQLQTLHDQESDAIKAEVYHNYLTAISATRKIELSQQALQEAVLNYATENNRYLNQLILLSDLTDANVALLSARLNAVNTKADAVLAYYRLLKSTGNLNYK, via the coding sequence ATGCTAAAACAAATTTTTTTTGCAGGTATCAGTTTTCTCGGGCTGTTTGTTCATTCGCAAGTTTTCGCACAAACTGCAACGGTAATTACTCTCGATGAAGTGATCCTGAAAGGATTGAATTATAATAAGACATTAAAAATATCGCACTATAAAACCGACGTTCAAAAAGCCCGGTATTACGAAATAAGGTCTTCTATATACCCACAATTAAACTTAAGTGCAAGCTATACCCGCCTCAGTAACGTGAATGAACCCCTCATCCATATACCGGGGCAGGAAGGAGGTTTTTCATTTCCTTCACTTGTAAATAATTACTACTCACGCATTTCTTTGGCACAACCCATATTTGCAGGTTTTCGTCTGAAAGCTGCTACAGAGCTTTTCCGGGATAATATCCTTGCTTCACAAGTTGATTCGCAAATAGATTCACTTGTTGTTGTTATAGATCTTGTAACTCTTTACATCAATTTATATAAAGCACAGCTTAATCTGGATGTAAACAGGAATAATATACTTCAGATTGACCAGCACTTGAAAGAAGTTTCTGATTTTGAGAAAGCAGGAATGGCTTTAAAAAATGATGTGCTGAAAGTGCAATTGGAGAAATCAAATGCTCAGCAGTCTCTGCTGGATGCAGAAAATGCCGTTAAAATGGCTTCTTTCAACCTGTCCCTCCAGTTAGGCATGCCACCTGAAAATGTAATACAGACAGATACGGCTGCCCTGGTTCAACCTTTAGAAATAAAATCTTACGACTATTATTTAGAGGAGGCACTTAGAAGCAGACCTGAGTTAAAGGCCAGTGATTTGCGGGCAGATGCCGCAGTAAAAAATATTAAAATATCCAGGGGTAACTATTACCCTTCTGTAAATTTTACCGCTAATGGCTACTATGCTAACCCCAACATAAGGGTAATTCCCAGTGAGCAAAAGTGGGTAGGTACCTGGGATGCAGGCATCGGAATAGCGTGGGATATCACCGGTTTATTTACTAATAAGTATAAAATAGAGGAAGCAAACACTAATCTTCTTCAATTACAAACGTTGCATGACCAGGAATCAGATGCAATAAAAGCGGAAGTATATCATAATTATCTTACTGCAATCTCAGCAACCAGGAAGATCGAGTTAAGCCAGCAGGCCCTTCAGGAAGCTGTTTTAAATTATGCGACTGAAAACAACCGTTATCTGAACCAATTGATATTATTATCAGATCTCACCGATGCCAATGTTGCATTGCTTTCTGCGCGTTTAAATGCTGTGAATACAAAGGCGGATGCTGTACTTGCTTACTACCGGTTGCTGAAATCAACAGGTAACTTAAACTATAAATGA
- a CDS encoding TetR/AcrR family transcriptional regulator, with amino-acid sequence MATDKREQLLTAAEELFGEKGFEGTSTRMLAQKAHMNVAMVSYYFGSKEKMFEELVRRKTEKTGIVIDRAEEEMKNPVEKMEVIIDVFVENIMTYRRFHRIMWRELTLDQRPELNEKIGELLFQNKRKIYKIIEQGIKSGYFRKVDIDLSITSIFGTINSLLISEKLTLRMSGKKNVNQLYPSLLVRLKAYLKDWLYVYLSVKRKVR; translated from the coding sequence ATGGCAACAGACAAAAGGGAGCAATTACTCACTGCTGCAGAGGAACTCTTTGGTGAAAAAGGTTTTGAAGGCACTTCAACACGGATGCTGGCCCAGAAGGCCCACATGAATGTAGCCATGGTTTCTTACTATTTCGGATCAAAGGAAAAAATGTTCGAGGAGCTGGTGCGCCGAAAAACTGAAAAAACCGGTATTGTTATAGACCGTGCCGAAGAGGAGATGAAAAACCCTGTAGAAAAAATGGAGGTTATCATAGATGTTTTTGTGGAAAATATCATGACCTACCGTCGTTTCCACAGGATTATGTGGCGGGAGCTCACACTCGATCAGCGCCCTGAATTAAATGAAAAGATTGGAGAGCTTTTGTTTCAAAATAAAAGAAAAATATATAAAATAATTGAACAGGGAATTAAGAGCGGCTATTTCCGCAAAGTGGATATCGATCTTAGCATCACAAGTATTTTTGGCACCATAAATTCATTGCTTATCTCAGAAAAGCTAACGCTCAGGATGAGTGGTAAAAAAAATGTAAATCAATTGTATCCGTCATTACTGGTAAGACTGAAAGCATATTTAAAAGATTGGTTGTATGTGTATTTAAGTGTAAAAAGAAAAGTCAGGTGA
- a CDS encoding adenylate kinase yields the protein MLNLILFGPPGSGKGTQATMLKERYDLLHISTGDIFRNELKNHTALGLEVQQYMEAGQLVPDDLTIRILADFTEKNSTSKGIIFDGFPRTIAQADALDAFLSSKNTPVSLVLALQVNDNELIKRILLRGSFSGRSDDQDQSVVTKRLAVYNNQTAPLIDYYKKQNKLRALNGEGSIEEIFSSLCNQIDPISNRSVYQ from the coding sequence ATGCTCAACCTAATTCTTTTTGGTCCACCGGGCAGCGGCAAAGGAACGCAGGCAACCATGCTTAAAGAAAGATACGATCTGCTGCATATTTCTACAGGTGATATTTTCCGCAATGAATTAAAAAATCATACTGCCCTTGGCCTGGAAGTTCAACAGTATATGGAAGCCGGACAATTAGTTCCGGACGACCTTACCATCCGTATTCTGGCAGATTTTACTGAGAAAAATTCAACCTCCAAAGGAATTATTTTTGACGGATTCCCACGCACCATTGCCCAGGCTGATGCACTGGATGCCTTTCTTTCTTCAAAAAATACCCCGGTTTCTCTTGTGCTCGCCCTACAGGTGAATGATAACGAACTAATAAAAAGAATCCTGTTAAGGGGTTCTTTTTCAGGAAGAAGCGATGACCAGGATCAGTCAGTGGTTACAAAGCGGCTCGCAGTATATAATAATCAAACAGCACCGCTTATTGATTACTATAAAAAACAGAATAAGCTCAGGGCCCTGAACGGGGAAGGATCAATAGAAGAAATATTTTCATCGTTATGCAATCAAATTGATCCAATATCTAACAGGTCTGTGTATCAGTGA
- a CDS encoding FtsX-like permease family protein, which yields MNLALTFARRYFISKKSSNAINIISWVSVLGMVVGSMGLIIVLSVFNGFEGLVISLYNTFTPDFTITAREGKTFSADSSVLASLKTINGVRAISQVVEENALLNYGDKQYIATVKGVELNYGALTGIDSAMYEGSFFLKDKESNFAVIGLGIQQALGINYNDPFGYLGVYIPKKGKKTVINPEDAFNQGLIKPSGSFAIQAEFDNKYVFVPIEFARQLTGNKHKITSLEVALDKGADNASVQKQVAALFGTRFEVKNHLQQNEILYKVMKTEKWAVYAILTFILIVAAFNIIGSLSMLVIEKKKDIGILKTMGANERLIRRIFLYEGFLLSFIGCCTGFFLALIIILIQQKFHVLKIHGGSFVIDSYPVRMKIGDFILVFFTVITIGLLAAWFPSWKAARNNYRMAQE from the coding sequence ATGAATCTTGCGCTCACGTTTGCACGCCGGTATTTTATTTCAAAAAAATCCTCAAATGCTATCAATATAATTTCCTGGGTTTCTGTATTGGGAATGGTAGTTGGCTCCATGGGGTTAATTATTGTACTATCTGTTTTTAATGGTTTTGAAGGATTGGTAATATCGCTCTATAACACTTTTACTCCGGACTTTACCATCACAGCCAGGGAAGGAAAAACATTTTCAGCGGACTCATCAGTACTTGCTTCCCTTAAAACAATAAATGGTGTACGTGCAATATCCCAGGTGGTTGAAGAAAATGCTTTGCTCAATTACGGAGATAAACAGTATATAGCTACCGTAAAGGGAGTTGAGCTAAACTATGGAGCACTTACCGGCATTGATTCTGCAATGTATGAAGGTTCATTTTTTTTAAAGGATAAGGAAAGCAATTTTGCGGTTATTGGTTTGGGAATTCAGCAGGCGCTGGGTATTAATTATAATGATCCCTTCGGATACCTGGGAGTATACATTCCAAAAAAAGGTAAAAAAACGGTAATTAACCCGGAAGATGCATTTAATCAGGGTTTAATTAAACCTTCCGGCAGCTTTGCCATCCAGGCAGAATTTGACAATAAGTATGTGTTTGTACCTATAGAATTTGCACGACAGCTAACAGGCAATAAACATAAGATAACTTCCCTGGAAGTGGCACTGGATAAAGGTGCCGATAATGCATCTGTACAAAAGCAGGTGGCTGCACTTTTCGGGACTCGTTTTGAAGTGAAAAATCACTTGCAGCAAAATGAAATACTCTACAAAGTGATGAAAACAGAGAAGTGGGCTGTTTATGCTATTCTTACCTTTATTCTTATAGTAGCTGCTTTTAATATTATAGGTTCTCTTTCTATGCTGGTAATTGAGAAGAAGAAAGATATCGGGATTTTAAAAACGATGGGTGCCAATGAAAGGCTCATTCGCCGGATATTTTTGTACGAAGGATTTCTTCTGTCATTTATAGGATGCTGTACCGGTTTTTTCCTGGCTCTAATCATTATCCTGATCCAGCAAAAATTCCATGTATTGAAAATCCATGGCGGTTCATTTGTGATTGATTCCTATCCTGTCCGCATGAAAATCGGAGATTTTATTCTGGTGTTCTTTACAGTTATCACTATAGGTTTATTAGCCGCATGGTTCCCGTCCTGGAAGGCAGCGAGGAATAACTACCGGATGGCACAAGAATAG
- a CDS encoding nitroreductase family protein — MSHSQYPFIPYHREIVDEAKMLENSSMFYKFMNERRTVRDFSDRSVSLEVMENIILTASTAPSGAHKQPWTFCLVSNTDIKKQIRDGAELEEYNSYHSKMSKEWLEDIAPLQTDWHKPFLEKAPWLIVIFKRVYEIINEKTRQNYYVQESVGIATGFLLAAIHNAGLAALTHTPSPMNFLSDVLHRPVNERPFLLIPVGYPANDCKVPELKRKEKEHVIAYY, encoded by the coding sequence ATGTCCCATAGTCAATATCCTTTCATCCCGTATCATCGTGAAATAGTTGATGAAGCAAAGATGCTTGAGAACAGCAGTATGTTTTATAAATTCATGAATGAGCGAAGAACCGTTCGGGATTTTTCAGATCGCAGTGTATCCCTGGAAGTAATGGAAAATATTATACTCACTGCTTCCACTGCCCCATCAGGTGCTCACAAACAACCATGGACATTTTGCTTAGTCAGTAATACTGATATTAAGAAACAGATCAGAGATGGGGCAGAACTGGAAGAGTATAACTCTTATCATAGTAAAATGAGTAAAGAATGGCTGGAAGATATAGCTCCTCTTCAAACTGATTGGCACAAGCCATTCCTGGAAAAGGCTCCATGGCTAATTGTAATATTTAAAAGGGTTTACGAAATTATAAATGAGAAGACGCGTCAAAATTATTATGTACAGGAGTCAGTTGGTATCGCAACCGGATTTTTACTCGCTGCAATACACAATGCAGGGCTGGCAGCCCTTACGCACACTCCCAGTCCTATGAATTTCCTTTCAGATGTCTTGCATCGCCCGGTAAATGAACGGCCTTTTCTTTTAATACCTGTCGGTTATCCTGCAAATGATTGTAAAGTTCCTGAACTGAAAAGGAAAGAAAAAGAACATGTAATTGCGTATTATTAA
- a CDS encoding rhodanese-related sulfurtransferase, with protein sequence MKNFRTLLFYKYVLIENAELFASAHLNFCNSIKIKGRIIIADEGLNGTVSGSIEQCDRYMQHLLSDLRFRDMEFKIDEEDTISMTKLFVRYKKEIVHFGREDVNVWKNHGIYLEPATFLEQMDQEDTVILDVRNKIEWEVGKFKKAVTLPIDHFRDFPKYLPQLEKYKDKKILAYCTGGIRCEKATAFLFENGFKEVYHLRGGIIEYGKQVDGKDFDGKCYVFDSRITVDVNQVNPTVISHCYRCNTVITRMVNCANPECNNHFFMCEECGGKYRGCCTDQCMEHPRKRPYNGTGYYLKGTIP encoded by the coding sequence ATGAAAAATTTCAGAACCCTTCTCTTCTATAAATATGTTTTAATAGAGAATGCAGAGCTTTTTGCAAGTGCCCACCTTAATTTCTGTAATTCGATTAAAATCAAAGGCAGGATTATTATTGCTGATGAGGGCCTAAACGGTACCGTATCCGGTTCTATAGAACAGTGCGATCGGTACATGCAACATCTCCTCAGTGATTTGAGGTTCCGGGATATGGAGTTTAAGATCGATGAAGAAGACACTATTTCTATGACGAAGCTGTTCGTCAGGTATAAAAAGGAAATTGTACACTTTGGAAGAGAAGATGTAAACGTGTGGAAAAATCACGGCATCTACCTGGAACCGGCAACATTCCTGGAACAAATGGATCAGGAAGATACCGTTATCCTGGATGTGCGAAATAAAATAGAATGGGAAGTGGGTAAATTCAAGAAGGCGGTTACGTTGCCTATTGATCACTTTCGGGATTTTCCCAAATATCTTCCACAATTAGAAAAGTATAAAGACAAAAAAATTCTTGCCTATTGTACCGGCGGCATTCGTTGTGAAAAGGCAACCGCGTTCTTATTTGAAAACGGATTCAAAGAAGTCTATCACCTCCGTGGTGGAATTATTGAGTATGGAAAGCAGGTGGACGGAAAAGATTTTGATGGCAAGTGCTATGTCTTTGATTCAAGGATCACAGTAGATGTAAATCAGGTAAATCCAACCGTAATTTCCCATTGCTACCGGTGCAATACTGTGATTACCCGGATGGTCAACTGTGCGAACCCCGAGTGTAATAATCATTTTTTCATGTGTGAAGAATGTGGAGGGAAATACCGGGGATGCTGCACTGATCAATGCATGGAGCACCCTCGAAAACGCCCGTATAACGGAACAGGATATTATTTAAAAGGGACAATTCCCTGA